A region from the Lolium perenne isolate Kyuss_39 chromosome 4, Kyuss_2.0, whole genome shotgun sequence genome encodes:
- the LOC127296827 gene encoding cysteine protease 1, giving the protein MGGGRKAAAVVAMVVAFVLFAVASSAAATTIPDMSIISYNTAHGVHGLERTEAEVRAMYDHWLARHGRSSNALGEYDRRFRAFWNNLKIVDAHNADADAHGFRLGMNRFADLTNDEFRAAYHGAAARSLGGLAVGERYRHDGVEALPKSVDWREKGAVAPVKNQGQCGSCWAFSAVGAVEGINKIVTGDLVTLSEQELVECARNGQNSGCNGGMMEDAIDFIARNGGIDTEEDYPYTAKDGRCDHAKRSRTVVSIDGFESVPQNDELSLKKAVAHQPVSVGIEAGGPEFQLYESGVFTGRCGTELDHGVVAVGYDTTDDGKDYWIVRNSWGANWGEGGYIRMERNVTARTGKCGIAMMASYPVKTGPNPTPKPNPPEPTKPVTCDRHNKCPAGSTCCCAHGVRKTCLVWGCCPAKGATCCKGRDTCCPSDYPVCNQESRTCSKSKNSPYTVEALVRTPAKRRGSKLLITELMDSIFSELHI; this is encoded by the exons ATGGGTGGCGGCCGCAAGGCCGCGGCCGTGGTGGCCATGGTCGTAGCCTTCGTCCTCTTCGCCGTTGCCTCGTCAGCGGCAGCCACCACAATACCCGACATGTCCATCATCTCGTACAACACGGCGCACGGCGTCCATGGGCTAGAGCGGACGGAGGCCGAGGTGCGCGCGATGTACGACCACTGGCTCGCGCGGCACGGCCGCTCCAGCAACGCGCTCGGCGAGTACGACCGCCGGTTCCGCGCGTTCTGGAACAACCTCAAGATCGTCGACGCCCACAACGCCGACGCCGACGCGCACGGGTTCCGCCTCGGGATGAACCGCTTCGCGGACCTCACCAACGACGAGTTCCGCGCTGCCTACCACGGCGCCGCCGCGAGGAGCCTCGGCGGCCTCGCCGTCGGGGAGAGGTACCGCCACGACGGCGTCGAGGCGCTGCCCAAGTCGGTGGACTGGAGGGAGAAGGGCGCCGTGGCGCCCGTCAAGAACCAGGGACAGTGCGGCAGCTGCTGGGCGTTCTCGGCGGTCGGCGCGGTGGAGGggatcaacaagatcgtcaccggcGACCTGGTTACGCTGTCGGAGCAGGAGCTGGTGGAGTGCGCTAGGAACGGACAGAACAGCGGGTGCAACGGCGGGATGATGGAGGACGCCATCGACTTCATCGCCCGGAACGGCGGCATCGACACGGAGGAGGACTACCCTTACACGGCCAAGGACGGCAGGTGCGACCACGCCAAGAGGAGCCGCACGGTGGTGTCCATCGACGGCTTCGAGAGCGTGCCCCAGAACGACGAGCTGTCGCTGAAGAAGGCGGTGGCGCACCAGCCCGTGAGCGTGGGCATCGAGGCCGGCGGGCCCGAGTTTCAGCTGTACGAGTCCGGGGTGTTCACCGGCAGGTGCGGCACGGAGCTTGaccacggcgtggtggcggtgggatACGACACGACCGACGACGGCAAGGACTATTGGATCGTGCGCAACTCGTGGGGGGCGAACTGGGGCGAGGGCGGCTACATCCGCATGGAGCGCAACGTCACCGCGCGCACCGGCAAGTGCGGCATCGCCATGATGGCCTCCTACCCCGTCAAGACCGGGCCCAACCCGACacccaagccgaacccgccggagcCGACGAAGCCCGTCACCTGCGACCGCCACAACAAATGCCCGGCGGGGAGCACCTGCTGCTGCGCCCATGGCGTCAGGAAGACGTGCCTCGTGTGGGGGTGCTGCCCCGCCAAGGGCGCCACCTGCTGCAAGGGCCGCGATACCTGCTGCCCATCGGACTACCCCGTCTGCAACCAAGAGAGTCGCACTTGCTCCAAG AGCAAGAACAGCCCGTACACCGTGGAGGCGCTCGTCCGTACTCCGGCCAAGAGAAGGGGTTCAAAACTGCTGATTACAGAACTGATGGATTCGATATTCTCCGAGTTGCATATCTAG
- the LOC127349183 gene encoding anthocyanin 3'-O-beta-glucosyltransferase — protein MATTTTNGAGSAQHAVGRNHIVVFPFMAKGHTIPLLHFATALSVHHKSLRVTMVTTPANLAFARSRLPSSVRIAVLAFPSLPPLPAGVESTDALPSPALYPTFLRATALLRAPFADLLASLSSPSPPLVLVSDFFLGFTHCVAADAGVRRVVFHGMSCFSMAIIKSLVESGPPPPGCDDFHVPRMPEHVKITAVEVPDTIAKISDRDDPVVRFVMEDIGASDVRSWGVLVNSFAMVDQDYVAPFESFYQPDARAWLAGPLFLAAGEESMKREEELDPEGCLPWLDKTTEPVVYVSFGTQAHVSDEQLDELARGLVQSGHPFLWAVRSENWSSPVDVAPHGRVIRGWVPQRSVLAHRAVGGFVSHCGWNSVMESLAAAKPVLAWPMMAEQHLNAKHVADIIGAGFRMNIVDNKVVVDRAEVEKMVRRLMDAGSKEGREMRARAAWARQEAKLAVSDGGMSHMALLKLVDELQGSYDRDVTVGKKDKTEA, from the coding sequence atggccaccaccaccaccaacggTGCCGGTTCAGCGCAACATGCCGTCGGCCGCAACCACATCGTGGTGTTCCCGTTCATGGCGAAAGGGCACACGATCCCACTGCTCCACTTCGCTACGGCGCTCTCCGTGCACCACAAGAGCCTGCGCGTCACCATGGTCACCACACCCGCAAACCTCGCCTTCGCGCGAAGCCGCCTCCCGTCGTCAGTTCGCATCGCCGTGCTCGCATTCCCGTCGCTCCCCCCACTGCCGGCCGGCGTGGAGTCCACGGACGCCCTCCCCAGCCCGGCCCTCTACCCGACGTTCCTGCGCGCCACGGCACTCCTGCGGGCTCCATTCGCCGACCTCTTGGCGTCGCTCTCGTCGCCGTCCCCGCCGCTCGTCCTCGTCTCCGACTTCTTCCTCGGGTTCACGCACTGCGTCGCTGCCGACGCCGGCGTCCGCCGCGTCGTGTTCCACGGCATGTCCTGCTTCTCCATGGCCATAATCAAGTCCCTCGTCGAGAGTGGCCCGCCACCGCCCGGCTGCGACGATTTCCACGTGCCCCGTATGCCGGAGCACGTAAAGATCACGGCTGTGGAGGTGCCAGATACGATAGCCAAGATCTCCGACCGCGACGACCCGGTGGTCCGGTTCGTGATGGAAGACATCGGTGCGTCGGACGTGCGCAGCTGGGGCGTCCTGGTCAACAGCTTCGCCATGGTGGACCAGGACTACGTGGCGCCCTTCGAGTCGTTCTACCAGCCAGACGCCCGCGCCTGGCTGGCGGGGCCGCTATTTCTCGCCGCCGGCGAGGAGAGCATGAAGCGCGAGGAGGAGCTGGATCCGGAGGGCTGCCTCCCCTGGCTTGACAAGACCACGGAACCGGTAGTCTACGTATCCTTCGGCACGCAGGCCCACGTCTCCGACGAGCAGCTCGACGAGCTGGCGCGCGGGCTGGTGCAGTCTGGCCACCCCTTCCTCTGGGCCGTCCGGTCGGAGAACTGGTCGTCGCCGGTGGACGTGGCGCCCCACGGACGCGTCATCCGCGGGTGGGTTCCCCAGAGGAGCGTGCTCGCGCATCGTGCTGTGGGAGGGTTCGTCAGCCACTGCGGGTGGAACTCGGTAATGGAGAGCCTCGCGGCGGCGAAGCCCGTGCTGGCGTGGCCGATGATGGCGGAGCAACATCTCAACGCGAAGCACGTCGCCGACATCATTGGAGCCGGCTTCAGGATGAACATCgtcgacaataaggttgtagtcgACAGAGCGGAGGTGGAGAAGATGGTAAGGAGGCTGATGGACGCCGGCAGCAAGGAAGGCCGAGAAATGCgggctagggccgcgtgggctcGCCAAGAGGCCAAGTTAGCGGTCAGCGACGGTGGCATGTCGCACATGGCACTTCTGAAGCTGGTGGACGAGCTGCAGGGAAGCTACGACCGTGATGTCACTGTAGGAAAAAAAGACAAGACGGAAGCATAA